The stretch of DNA ATCAACTACCGGCTCACTTCTGGTGGGCTCCCCTATCTTACCGAGCATAGCCTGGCTTATCTCGAGGCCAGGGTGGAGCGAGAGATTGATGTCGGCACCCACAGCATCTTTATCGGCGCCCTGACCGACGCGGCCGTCCTCTTAAAGGGTGACCCGATGACTTACGCCTACTACCACCAGGTCAAGCGCGGCACCACCCCCAGGACCGCTCCCACCTTTGCTGCCGCCCGAGCCGAGGCCCAGCCGATAGCTGCCGCCAAGTACCAGTGCAGCGTCTGCGGCTACACCTACGATCCGGCCCAGGGGGATCCCGAGCGGGGCATTGCCCCAGGCACGCCCTTCGAGGAACTTCCGGCCGACTGGACCTGCCCCGTGTGTGGGGTGGGCAAAGACAGCTTTGAGAGAGCGTAGAAATAAAGCCGAGCAGGCAGGTGGGCTAGCCCCAATTGGGCCGCTTACTCTGCACCCTGAAATTGGTGGTCGACATTCACTCCGTCGGGATCGGCGTGTCCGCCCTATAGGCTCGACGGCGTCTCCGCGTTTCTTAGCAGGTCGACATTCACTCCGTCGGGATCGGCGTGTCCGCCGGGGAGGTCGGCCTCAGCCTTGGCGGACTTAGCCTCCTCGGCTTCGTTGACCTCGGGGGCTTCTTTGCCCTTGATTTCCTCAGCTTCGGAGGTAGTAGCGGCTTGCTTTAGCCCGGTCTGGACGGCCGAATTGGCCGGATTTGCCTGGGTTGCTTGCACCTGGGCTGCGGGTGTTGCCTTGGGCGCTACCTGGGCGGCTGCTTGCACTGCGCTTACCCGGTTGGCGGCAGCAGCAGCGCTGGGAGCCTGACTGAGGTTAATCGTGGGCCCATTTTTGCTGTATGAACCCGATTATGGCTGGAAGCAAGGAGATAAAGATGATGGCAAGAATAATCACAGAAAAGTTCTGTTTGACGGCGGGCAGGTTGCCAAAGAAGTACCCTCCACATAGGAACAGGCCGGTCCATACCAGCCCGCCGAAGATATTGTAGGAGACGAACTTGGTATACTTCATCTCGCCAATCCCGGCCACAAACGGGGCAAAGGTTCTGACGATGGGGATGAATCTGGCTAAAAAGATGGTTATGCTACCGTACCTGGCATAGAAATCTTGGGCCCTGACTATGTACTCGGGCTTGACCAGCCTGGTATTACCCTTGGCGATCCGATAGCCAGTGGATTTGCCGATAAAATAATTGATCGAATCCCCAGCTATAGCCGCGGTTGCCAATGCCAAAAATAAGGTGGCAAGATCGAGCGAGCCCATAGCGGCGATAGCCCCGGCGGTAAATAGGAGCGAATCCCCGGGCAGAAAGGGGGTAATGACCAGGCCGGTCTCGCAAAATAGAACTAGAAATAAGATGAGGTATGTCCCCAAGCCAAGGCTTTGAATAATAACGTTTAAATACTTGTCCAGGTGCAGAATGATATCCAAGATATTCATCGTCATTAATTACCTCCAATCACCCAAGTGCCAAGCACGCCTGCATCTGGGCTCCCAGTCAGGCGGCGCACCAGCTGAGGTAGTCCGGAGTGCCCAGCGTGCCCGGCCGGTGGGCTTATGGACCAATTGTGCCAGGGGAAACTTAAAACCAGATGAAAACTGGAGCCATAAAAGAGAGCTTGGGCGGCAAAAAGGTGGGAGGATGTTCACCTGCCTAATCGGCCAAGGCAGAGGAAAGTGGGAGCCAGACGGTGAAGGTAGTGCCGCGGCCAAGTTGGCTGGCCACTTCAATGCGGCCGCCATGGCGGTTAACGATCCATTGGACGATAGCCAAGCCCAGTCCGGTGCCGCCGCTGGCCCGAGACCGGGCCTTATCCACCCGGTAAAAGCGTTCGAAAATGTGGGGCAGATCGGAAGCGGGAATGCCAATGCCGTTATCGGAAACGGTGAGTCGAGCCCAGGCACCTTGGCGGC from Clostridia bacterium encodes:
- a CDS encoding rubredoxin — its product is MDTKALHAISYGLYIVTAKKGERLNGQVANTVFQITSDPPTLAVGINKKNLTHEFIQAGRSFAVSVLAKEAPLSLIGRFGFKSGREVDKLSGINYRLTSGGLPYLTEHSLAYLEARVEREIDVGTHSIFIGALTDAAVLLKGDPMTYAYYHQVKRGTTPRTAPTFAAARAEAQPIAAAKYQCSVCGYTYDPAQGDPERGIAPGTPFEELPADWTCPVCGVGKDSFERA
- a CDS encoding VTT domain-containing protein, producing MNILDIILHLDKYLNVIIQSLGLGTYLILFLVLFCETGLVITPFLPGDSLLFTAGAIAAMGSLDLATLFLALATAAIAGDSINYFIGKSTGYRIAKGNTRLVKPEYIVRAQDFYARYGSITIFLARFIPIVRTFAPFVAGIGEMKYTKFVSYNIFGGLVWTGLFLCGGYFFGNLPAVKQNFSVIILAIIFISLLPAIIGFIQQKWAHD